A genome region from Tenebrio molitor chromosome 4, icTenMoli1.1, whole genome shotgun sequence includes the following:
- the LOC138130029 gene encoding protein takeout-like: MYASTAFFFICAVAAANCAKLPSSFTKCHRKESNFGRCLAAAVENAVGQLDKQIKEVGLPNMEPLEVPALRIGAGTGPVAFEQNYKDVLVSGFTKLRCSAAAMDFAAKTLNMTVTIPQLKLEFAYEISGKILLLPIYGKGPGVITLDELEQVLTFTFEEFEKKGKKHFRVVDSKLVMNPKLIQIKLDNLFNGDKALGDNINQVMNDNWAEVFADVKPSYEEAFAKIFFSIFNNLLAKVPISEIFGEE; encoded by the exons ATGTACGCCTCCACGGCATTTTTTTTCATCTGCGCGGTGGCCGCCGCGAACTGTGCCAAATTGC CTTCCAGCTTCACGAAATGCCATCGCAAAGAAAGCAACTTTGGGCGCTGCTTGGCCGCCGCCGTCGAGAATGCCGTCGGACAGCTCGACAAGCAAATCAAGGAGGTGGGCCTGCCCAACATGGAACCCCTGGAGGTGCCCGCGTTAAGGATCGGCGCCGGAACAGGACCCGTCGCCTTCGAGCAGAACTACAAGGACGTCCTCGTCTCGGGTTTCACCAAGCTCCGGTGCTCAGCAGCCGC GATGGATTTCGCGGCGAAGACGCTCAACATGACTGTCACGATACCGCAGCTCAAGTTGGAGTTCGCGTACGAGATCAGCGGGAAGATTCTTCTGTTGCCCATCTATGGTAAAGGACCCGGAGTCATCACGTTAG ACGAATTGGAGCAAGTCCTCACGTTTACGTTTGAAGAGTTCGAAAAGAAGGGCAAAAAACATTTCAGGGTTGTCGACAGTAAGCTTGTGATGAATCCGAAGTTGATCCAGATCAAGTTGGACAACCTCTTCAACGGGGACAAGGCTCTAGGTGACAACATCAACCAAGTGATGAACGATAATTGGGCGGAAGTTTTCGCCGATGTCAAACCCAGCTACGAAGAAGCGTTCGcgaagatatttttttctatttttaacaatctgcTGGCGAAGGTACCCATCTCGGAGATTTTCGGGGAGGAGTGA